A window of Oncorhynchus nerka isolate Pitt River linkage group LG4, Oner_Uvic_2.0, whole genome shotgun sequence contains these coding sequences:
- the LOC115121776 gene encoding protein SLC31A2-like isoform X1, producing MSMTFEAGSRVTLLFDFWDVHGPAGMVLSVFVVLLLTVFYELLKVWKVQLGKPLKQPTQPAFPRPFPPPLHSSDCQGSSAVFASSLSESSLAPTEQAVPTPSPMNRWRLHGIQTAMHILQVTLGYILMLCVMSYNTWIFLGVILGSVLGYFIWFPLLSQI from the exons ATGTCG ATGACCTTCGAGGCAGGGAGTAGAGTGACGCTGCTGTTTGACTTCTGGGATGTGCACGGACCCGCAG GGATGGTGCTGTCTGTGTTTGTGGTCCTCCTGTTGACGGTGTTCTACGAGCTGCTGAAGGTGTGGAAGGTCCAGCTGGGAAAGCCCTTAAAGCAGCCCACTCAGCCAGCCTTCCCAAGGcctttcccccctcccctccactcctcagaCTGCCAGGGAAGCAGCGCTGTGTTTGCCAGTAGCCTGTCAGAGTCTTCTCTGGCCCCCACGGAACAGGCTGTTCCCACTCCCTCCCCCATGAACAG ATGGCGTCTCCATGGTATCCAGACAGCCATGCACATCCTGCAGGTGACTCTGGGCTACATACTGATGCTGTGTGTCATGTCCTACAACACCTGGATCTTCCTAGGGGTCATCTTGGGCTCGGTCCTGGGCTACTTCATATGGTTCCCACTACTGAGTCAAATCTGA
- the LOC115121776 gene encoding protein SLC31A2-like isoform X2 — protein MTFEAGSRVTLLFDFWDVHGPAGMVLSVFVVLLLTVFYELLKVWKVQLGKPLKQPTQPAFPRPFPPPLHSSDCQGSSAVFASSLSESSLAPTEQAVPTPSPMNRWRLHGIQTAMHILQVTLGYILMLCVMSYNTWIFLGVILGSVLGYFIWFPLLSQI, from the exons ATGACCTTCGAGGCAGGGAGTAGAGTGACGCTGCTGTTTGACTTCTGGGATGTGCACGGACCCGCAG GGATGGTGCTGTCTGTGTTTGTGGTCCTCCTGTTGACGGTGTTCTACGAGCTGCTGAAGGTGTGGAAGGTCCAGCTGGGAAAGCCCTTAAAGCAGCCCACTCAGCCAGCCTTCCCAAGGcctttcccccctcccctccactcctcagaCTGCCAGGGAAGCAGCGCTGTGTTTGCCAGTAGCCTGTCAGAGTCTTCTCTGGCCCCCACGGAACAGGCTGTTCCCACTCCCTCCCCCATGAACAG ATGGCGTCTCCATGGTATCCAGACAGCCATGCACATCCTGCAGGTGACTCTGGGCTACATACTGATGCTGTGTGTCATGTCCTACAACACCTGGATCTTCCTAGGGGTCATCTTGGGCTCGGTCCTGGGCTACTTCATATGGTTCCCACTACTGAGTCAAATCTGA
- the LOC115121758 gene encoding ER degradation-enhancing alpha-mannosidase-like protein 3, whose translation MGEKLFCPPQGSPGISMMLRALLLTSLLSWANGQEGLTMLPEEKSKIRDQIVEMFDHAYGSYMKYAYPADELMPLSCRGRVRGLEPNRGDIDDSLGKFSLTLVDTLDTLVVLNKLDEFEDAVRRTLRDVRLDNDVVVSVFETNIRVLGGLLGAHVMADMLRQRGERMQWYRDELLHMAKELGHRLLPAFNTTSGLPYPRVNLRYGVLNPLSRTGTESDTCTACAGTMILEFAALSRLSGEAVFEEHARKALDVLWEKRQRGSDLVGTVINIHNGDWVRRDSGVGAGIDSYYEYLMKAYILLGDNVYLERFNIHYSAIMKYISQPPLLLNVHMHNPTVSVRSWMDSLLAFFPGLQVLRGDLKPAIETHEMLYQVTKQHKFLPEAFTTEFRVHWGQHPLRPEFAESTYYLYKATGDPYYLRVGQSIVEKLNAHARVPCGFAAVQDVRTGTHEDRMDSFFLAEMFKYLYLLFSEKNQLHFDIDEYIFTTEAHLLPVSLSTSQPPCRGNNTEAPTALEEDLFTYSCPSTQTLFPNNPSFAKTIRDSYKYLTGVGRAFHASPDRGIELPLHDHGMEPVEFLRSMGISLTPLNKAGAIETHGAHEGVYRVKLVAEVTQTPEEEVVPLIVQLISPPYLGRMVLTAGPAKFGMDLIKQEHGVKGSIVKTSPYTACGPIENAQELSGHIALALRGDCMFAAKARRLQEAGAIGVIFIDHREGSNSAETPLFQMVGDGGSTADITIPLVFLFSQEGALLTSALEDHSNVDVLMLPKERQLDKADKPLGKMNIKFRLAEEGELEEGEARGPTLKFVLEKGEVVLEEEEYREQGDSCLTPGGAHVLCSYGQTAASPPSHSPNDPNTDPGSQDSRVPQSPPTDHKPWAPQH comes from the exons ATGGGAGAAAAACTGTTTTGCCCACCACAGGGTTCTCCTGGCATTTCCATGATGCTGAGAGCCCTACTCCTCACAAGCCTTCTTAGCTGGGCCAATGGCCAAGAAGGTCTGACCATGTTGCCTGAAGAAAAGTCCAAAATCAG GGACCAGATTGTTGAGATGTTTGATCATGCCTATGGCAGCTATATG AAATATGCGTACCCAGCGGACGAGCTGATGCCTCTGAGCTGCAGGGGGAGGGTGCGTGGCCTGGAGCCCAACAGGGGAGACATCGATGACTCTCTGGGGAA GTTCTCCCTCACACTGGTCGACACCCTGGATACTTTAGTG GTGTTGAACAAGCTGGATGAATTTGAGGATGCAGTTAGGAGGACTTTGAGGGATGTCAGGCTGGACAATGATGTGGTGGTGTCTGTGTTTGAGACCAACATCCGAGTCCTGGG AGGCTTGCTGGGGGCGCATGTGATGGCTGACATGCTCCGTCAGCGGGGGGAGAGGATGCAGTGGTACAGAGATGAGCTGCTCCACATGGCCAAGGAGCTGGGCCACAGACTGCTGCCTGCCTTCAACACTACCAGTGGCCTTCCCTACCCCAGG GTAAACCTGAGGTATGGGGTCCTTAACCCCCTGTCACGCACAGGCACTGAGTCGGACACCTGTACAGCCTGTGCAGGCACCATGATTCTGGAGTTTGCTGCTCTCAGTCGGCTGTCTGGGGAGGCTGTGTTCGAG GAGCATGCTAGGAAAGCATTGGACGTCCTgtgggagaagagacagagaggaagtgacCTCGTGGGCACCGTCATCAATATCCACAATGGAGACTGGGTCCGCAGGG ACAGTGGTGTGGGTGCTGGCATTGACTCCTACTATGAGTACCTAATGAAGGCCTACATTCTATTGGGAGACAACGTTTACCTGGAGAGGTTCAACATT CATTACAGCGCCATCATGAAGTACATCAGCCAGCCTCCGCTGCTGCTCAACGTGCACATGCACAACCCCACGGTGAGCGTCCGCAGCTGGATGGACTCCCTACTCGCCTTCTTCCCCGGCCTGCAG GTTTTGAGAGGAGACCTCAAACCAGCCATAGAGACCCATGAAATGCTCTACCAGGTCACCAAGCAACACAAGTTTCTCCCTGAG GCTTTCACCACGGAGTTCAGAGTTCATTGGGGTCAACACCCTCTGAGGCCAGAGTTTGCAGAAAGCACCTACTACCTCTACAAG GCCACAGGTGACCCCTACTACCTCAGAGTGGGCCAGTCCATAGTGGAGAAGCTCAACGCTCATGCCAGGGTGCCTTGTGGGTTTGCAGCTGTGCAGGATGTCCGCACAGGGACCCACGAGGATAG GATGGACTCATTCTTCCTAGCGGAGATGTTTAAGTACCTGTACCTTCTGTTCTCTGAGAAGAATCAGCTTCACTTCGACATCGACGAATACATCTTCACCACCGAGGCCCACCtgctgcctgtctccctgtccactTCACAGCCCCCCTGTCGGGGCAACAACACG GAAGCGCCCACTGCCCTGGAGGAGGACCTGTTCACCTACTCGTGCCCCAGCACCCAGACCCTGTTCCCCAACAACCCCTCCTTTGCCAAGACCATAAGGGACAGCTACAAGTACCTGACTGGGGTGGGCCGGGCTTTCCATGcgtcacctgacag gggCATCGAGCTGCCACTTCATGACCACGGTATGGAGCCAGTGGAGTTTCTGAGGAGCATGGGCATCTCCCTCACCCCACTGAATAAAGCTGGGGCAATAGAGACACATGGG GCACATGAAGGTGTTTACAGGGTGAAACTGGTGGCAGAGGTGACCCAGACCCCAGAGGAGGAAGTAGTGCCCCTCATCGTTCAGCTCATATCCCCCCCATATCTGGGTAGAATGGTCCTGACTGCTGGACCAGCCAAGTTTGGAATGGACCTAATCAAGCAGGAGCACGGG gtGAAGGGCAGCATCGTGAAGACCTCTCCCTACACAGCGTGTGGGCCCATAGAGAATGCGCAGGAGCTGAGTGGGCACATTGCCCTTGCACTGCGTGGCGACTGCATGTTTGCTGCCAAGGCCCGCAGGCTACAGGAGGCGGGGGCTATCGGAGTCATCTTCATAG ACCACCGGGAAGGGAGTAACAGTGCAGAGACGCCCCTGTTCCAGATGGTAGGAGACGGAGGGTCCACGGCTGACATCACCATCCCTCTGGTTTTCCTGTTCAGCCAGGAGGGGGCGCTGCTCACCTCTGCTCTGGAGGATCACAGCAACGTCGATGTACTGATGCTGCCCAAGGAGAGACAGCTAG ACAAAGCAGATAAGCCCCTGGGGAAGATGAACATCAAGTTCCGCCTGGCAGAAGAGGGGGAGCTAGAGGAGGGGGAGGCCAGAGGCCCCACCCTGAAGTTTGTCctggagaagggagaggtggtGTTGGAGGAAGAGGAGTACAGAGAGCAAGGAGACAGCTGCTTAACACCTGGAGGCGCTCATGTGCTGTGTTCTTATGGACAGACTGCTGCCTCGCCCCCCTCCCACAGCCCCAACGACCCCAATACAGACCCCGGATCTCAGGACAGTCGGGTTCCTCAATCCCCTCCCACTGACCACAAGCCCTGGGCTCCCCAGCACTGA